In the genome of Deltaproteobacteria bacterium, one region contains:
- a CDS encoding DUF4071 domain-containing protein, whose protein sequence is MKPLCFILMPFGKKADASGKMIDFDAVYSDLIAPAIEEAGLEPLRADEEMTGGIIHKPMFERLILCEYAVADLTTANANVFYELGIRHATREWSTVLVFAEGGSQLPFDVAPLRALPYKLAADGKPTNIDGSKKALKERLFEAKEGATDSPLYDLVEDFPDIDHKKTDVFRDHVKYSRQLKDKLAGARKEGLDALKAIEADLGYLQNIESGVVLDLFLSYRALKGWHEMVSLVDQMTPPLAATVMVQEQLALALNRKGEGEKAEKVLLDLIEKRGPGSETYGILGRVYKDRWEAASKNGEIFLANSLLGKAIDAYLKGFEADWRDAYPGINVVTLMELKEPPDPRWVEIIPVVRYSVERKIAAGKPDYWDYATGLELAVLAKDEEKAMTALGDALASIREVWEPETTVRNLRLIREAREARGEDVAWAKEIEVELQKKATF, encoded by the coding sequence ATGAAACCACTCTGCTTTATCCTCATGCCCTTCGGCAAGAAAGCGGATGCCTCAGGAAAGATGATCGATTTTGACGCCGTCTATTCCGATTTGATAGCCCCGGCCATTGAAGAGGCGGGACTTGAGCCGCTCCGTGCCGACGAAGAAATGACCGGCGGTATTATCCACAAACCCATGTTTGAGCGGCTTATTTTATGTGAATATGCCGTAGCGGACCTCACCACAGCCAATGCTAACGTTTTTTATGAACTCGGCATTCGTCATGCGACGCGTGAGTGGAGCACTGTTCTTGTCTTTGCCGAAGGGGGCAGTCAGTTGCCTTTCGATGTGGCACCTCTACGAGCGCTGCCCTACAAACTGGCTGCAGATGGTAAGCCTACTAATATTGATGGGTCTAAAAAAGCCCTGAAAGAGAGATTGTTTGAAGCAAAAGAAGGGGCTACGGATAGCCCTCTTTATGACCTTGTTGAAGATTTTCCTGATATTGACCATAAGAAGACAGATGTTTTCCGGGATCATGTGAAATACTCCCGGCAATTAAAAGATAAACTGGCTGGTGCCCGAAAGGAAGGCCTCGATGCACTCAAGGCGATCGAAGCGGATCTTGGTTATCTTCAAAATATTGAATCCGGTGTTGTACTTGATCTGTTCCTTTCTTACCGTGCCCTTAAAGGCTGGCATGAAATGGTTTCTCTTGTGGACCAAATGACGCCGCCCCTGGCTGCAACAGTCATGGTGCAGGAGCAGCTGGCGTTGGCCTTAAACAGGAAGGGGGAGGGAGAGAAGGCGGAAAAAGTCCTTTTAGACCTCATTGAAAAAAGAGGGCCCGGCAGTGAGACCTATGGAATCCTCGGTCGTGTTTATAAGGACAGGTGGGAGGCTGCGTCAAAAAATGGTGAAATATTTCTTGCCAATTCCTTGCTCGGCAAGGCAATAGACGCCTACCTGAAAGGCTTTGAAGCGGACTGGCGTGACGCCTATCCCGGGATAAATGTCGTAACCCTTATGGAATTAAAAGAACCGCCCGATCCCCGGTGGGTAGAGATAATACCTGTTGTTCGCTATTCCGTGGAACGTAAAATTGCTGCCGGCAAGCCCGATTATTGGGATTATGCCACAGGTCTTGAACTGGCTGTATTGGCAAAGGATGAAGAAAAGGCAATGACTGCTCTCGGTGATGCGCTGGCGTCTATTCGGGAGGTGTGGGAGCCGGAGACGACGGTGAGGAATTTGAGGTTAATTCGGGAGGCCAGGGAAGCCAGGGGTGAGGATGTTGCCTGGGCGAAGGAAATAGAAGTGGAATTGCAAAAGAAAGCGACTTTTTAA
- the clpB gene encoding ATP-dependent chaperone ClpB has product MRFDKFTLKSQEAIAEAQSIAEKKNHQQIDTAHLLMALLEQSEGVTLPLLKKAGIDISQLREETKKVLEKAPKVYGSGGSQVYLSPALNRCFSKAREEAGKLKDEFVSTEHLLIALSEEKETAAARLLAKSGLTRDLIFKTLKEIRGSQRVTDQNPEGKYQSLEKYARDLIDLARRGKLDPVIGRDEEVRRVIQVLSRRTKNNPVLIGEPGVGKTAIAEGLAQRIVSGDIPETLKNKKIVALDMGALIAGAKFRGEFEERLKALLQEIAGAEGEIILFIDELHTLVGAGAAEGAMDASNMLKPALARGELRCVGATTLDEYRKHIEKDAALERRFQPVLVGEPNVEDTIAILRGLKERYEVHHGVRIKDNAIVAAATLSNRYITDRFLPDKAIDLIDEAASRMRIEIDSLPTEIDEVERKIIQCQIEAEALKKEKDAASKERLSSVEKELAELKEKSAAMKGHWQAEKETIQKIRETKEKIENTKVDAAKAEREGNLGKAAELKYGTLTELEKNLIDENKRLEEQQKDKKMLSEEVDEEEIAAIVSRWTGVPLSKMMEGEMDKLLHTEERLKKRVVGQREAINAVANAVRRSRAGLQDPNRPMGSFIFLGPTGVGKTELARALAEFMFDDEQAMVRIDMSEYMEKHTVSRLIGAPPGYVGYEEGGQLTEAVRRRPYSVILFDEIEKAHNDVFNVLLQVLDDGRLTDGQGRTVDFKNTILIMTSNIGSRHIQEFAEGEYEAMKKLVWTELQAGFKPEFINRVDDVIIFHQLGLEEIKVIIDIQLERLKKLLADRKLTIKLTDAAKESLATIGFDPQFGARPLKRAIQHEIQDPLAMGILAGNFLEGDVIVVDKAEGGERALKFEKK; this is encoded by the coding sequence ATGAGATTTGACAAATTTACCCTAAAATCGCAGGAAGCCATTGCCGAGGCCCAGTCTATAGCAGAAAAGAAGAACCACCAGCAAATCGACACGGCACATCTGCTCATGGCCCTGCTCGAACAGTCAGAAGGCGTCACCCTTCCCCTCCTTAAAAAGGCGGGCATTGATATTTCCCAACTCAGAGAGGAAACAAAAAAAGTCCTTGAGAAAGCACCCAAAGTCTACGGCAGCGGCGGCAGCCAGGTCTATCTTTCTCCAGCCCTTAACAGGTGTTTTAGCAAGGCCCGTGAAGAGGCGGGCAAACTGAAAGATGAATTTGTCAGCACCGAGCACCTGCTCATCGCCTTGTCCGAAGAAAAGGAGACTGCCGCCGCCAGGCTTCTTGCAAAGAGCGGTCTCACGAGAGATCTCATATTTAAAACCTTAAAAGAAATCAGAGGGAGCCAGCGAGTGACAGACCAGAATCCCGAAGGAAAATACCAGTCACTGGAAAAATATGCCAGAGACCTTATCGACCTTGCAAGAAGGGGCAAGCTCGATCCCGTCATCGGAAGGGATGAAGAGGTAAGAAGGGTCATCCAGGTATTGTCGAGAAGAACAAAAAATAATCCCGTCCTCATCGGTGAACCGGGTGTCGGCAAAACGGCCATCGCCGAGGGCCTTGCCCAGCGCATCGTCTCCGGCGATATTCCGGAAACGCTTAAAAACAAGAAAATTGTCGCCCTCGATATGGGGGCCCTCATTGCGGGCGCCAAATTCAGGGGAGAATTCGAGGAACGTCTTAAAGCCCTTCTCCAGGAGATTGCCGGCGCGGAGGGAGAAATTATCCTCTTTATCGACGAACTGCATACCCTCGTCGGCGCAGGCGCTGCCGAGGGCGCCATGGACGCCTCCAATATGCTAAAACCGGCCCTTGCCAGGGGTGAACTGAGATGTGTAGGCGCAACGACACTCGACGAATACCGCAAGCATATCGAAAAAGACGCCGCCCTGGAGAGGCGCTTTCAGCCCGTTCTTGTAGGTGAGCCCAATGTGGAGGATACCATTGCCATCCTGCGAGGCCTCAAGGAACGCTACGAAGTGCATCATGGTGTCAGGATTAAGGACAACGCTATTGTAGCGGCAGCCACACTCTCTAACCGCTACATTACAGATCGCTTTCTCCCTGACAAGGCCATCGATCTCATTGACGAAGCGGCATCGAGAATGCGAATCGAGATCGACTCCCTCCCCACCGAAATAGATGAAGTGGAGAGAAAGATCATCCAGTGCCAGATAGAGGCCGAGGCGCTAAAAAAGGAGAAAGACGCCGCCTCGAAAGAAAGGCTGAGCAGTGTAGAAAAGGAACTGGCTGAACTTAAGGAAAAGAGCGCCGCCATGAAAGGCCACTGGCAGGCCGAAAAAGAGACGATCCAGAAAATCAGGGAAACCAAGGAAAAGATCGAGAATACCAAAGTTGACGCTGCAAAAGCCGAAAGAGAAGGCAACCTGGGCAAGGCGGCGGAACTAAAATACGGCACACTGACAGAACTTGAAAAAAACCTTATTGATGAAAACAAGCGCCTTGAAGAGCAGCAAAAAGACAAGAAAATGCTTTCTGAAGAGGTGGATGAAGAAGAAATCGCCGCCATTGTCTCTCGCTGGACAGGCGTTCCCCTTTCAAAAATGATGGAAGGGGAAATGGATAAGCTCCTTCATACGGAAGAGCGGCTTAAAAAGCGCGTCGTAGGTCAACGCGAAGCTATCAACGCCGTTGCCAACGCCGTCAGGCGTTCAAGGGCGGGCCTTCAGGACCCCAACCGTCCTATGGGCTCTTTTATCTTCCTGGGACCCACCGGTGTGGGCAAGACGGAGCTTGCCAGAGCATTGGCCGAATTCATGTTCGACGATGAGCAGGCCATGGTAAGAATCGACATGAGTGAATATATGGAGAAGCACACCGTATCACGGCTCATCGGCGCCCCTCCCGGTTATGTGGGGTACGAGGAAGGCGGGCAACTGACGGAAGCCGTAAGGCGCAGGCCCTATTCGGTGATCCTCTTCGATGAAATCGAAAAGGCCCATAACGACGTCTTTAACGTGCTGCTCCAGGTCCTCGACGACGGAAGACTCACCGACGGACAGGGAAGGACGGTAGATTTTAAAAACACAATTCTCATTATGACCTCCAACATAGGGAGCAGGCATATCCAGGAATTTGCAGAAGGTGAATATGAAGCCATGAAAAAGCTTGTCTGGACGGAGCTCCAGGCCGGCTTCAAGCCCGAGTTCATCAACAGGGTCGATGATGTGATCATCTTCCATCAGCTCGGTCTGGAAGAAATCAAGGTCATCATCGATATTCAGCTTGAAAGACTGAAAAAGCTCCTCGCCGACAGGAAGCTCACCATAAAGCTCACTGACGCTGCTAAAGAAAGCCTCGCCACTATCGGCTTCGATCCCCAATTCGGCGCAAGGCCCCTGAAAAGGGCCATCCAGCATGAGATTCAGGACCCCCTTGCTATGGGAATACTGGCGGGAAACTTTCTTGAGGGGGATGTGATTGTTGTCGATAAGGCAGAGGGTGGAGAGAGGGCGCTTAAGTTTGAGAAGAAGTGA
- a CDS encoding NB-ARC domain-containing protein, producing the protein MSKIFISYARDDKDEDFIKNLCTWLDKEGHHVWWDRESMPSRALQFTEEIRLAIEEVDRLFLIFGPAVLESKYVRDEIDYAFHQKCKVVTTILRKGKMDDLPEELRRAHVLDFTETSQLEHAWKQIKKTLKKPVVIGFNETPKLPEHYWPRSEDLAWLKSALLPDRIALKSKIAFISGMGGMGKSVLAASFAKSCEVRWAFFHGIKLIKLDNLGEGKKPDEILIKALQQAALAFGDKITEKYSDLDGAKTSLRQYLEKKASLIILDNVWDTAQVNTFVNTLGSECGLLVTTRNEAVAVGFEDRLHQLRVLSENSAIQLLADWCNSTMEEMPREARSVAKACGYLPFALSLCGAMASGRRPVAWTSLLEALQEADLTYIQSQLPDYSEYQNVYQCLEVSFKTLESEDNRIKYSRCYLDMAVFPGGEPLPESVITMLWLISDHSKNLKTRDFDLIFQKLVSRSLLQFYRDTPPYQYSLHDLQRDHLLAKIKNDHLLSLHENLGGALLEWWKENKLIYNKENEDKQKYIMNNLFSHLVQAGSWNDLRNLIADVEYLKKQQSPERQYGFEQEFKTFLEKENLEVIREILNALLETLKKMKNGKTKADWLDTFAYWITVVCENDESKADRTLTLKEIAANFDKACGEVSQKLSDSYLKKGDRGWALRFAELRTWVYQRAGEYEMCAEACRDAEKQCRKVEMEDAYRYLAGAEFLRVRAQSLNKLSKSLSAGAKKEKNIEAYNELKDHISEYSPGGWNPTIKEWQLLEKVAEEDLDKVLVTPSMKKKEKYKAFKALVVSNEHDCISAIHIVSFFEQSNGFVEWIHHKNFKEEDFACEDTLFTVLIGGPKSPGISSVAEEFYEVDKKGFLRMYSGLYFEASCIEIEKNNSHCYMLGGISKVNTLMAAYNFTKSEEVAKIIREKS; encoded by the coding sequence ATGAGTAAAATATTCATATCTTATGCTAGAGATGATAAAGATGAAGATTTTATAAAAAATCTTTGCACATGGCTTGACAAGGAGGGACACCATGTTTGGTGGGATAGAGAGTCCATGCCTTCCAGGGCGCTTCAATTCACGGAGGAAATAAGGCTTGCCATAGAAGAAGTAGATCGACTATTCCTGATTTTTGGACCTGCCGTACTTGAATCGAAATATGTGCGAGACGAGATCGATTATGCCTTTCATCAGAAGTGCAAGGTTGTGACGACCATTTTGCGGAAGGGAAAAATGGATGATCTGCCGGAGGAGTTAAGGAGAGCACATGTATTGGATTTTACAGAAACTTCCCAATTAGAGCATGCCTGGAAACAAATCAAGAAAACCCTGAAAAAGCCTGTAGTAATCGGTTTTAATGAGACACCTAAACTCCCGGAACATTATTGGCCCCGTAGTGAAGATCTTGCCTGGTTGAAAAGTGCATTGCTGCCAGACAGAATAGCCCTTAAAAGTAAAATAGCTTTTATCAGCGGAATGGGAGGAATGGGGAAATCTGTGCTCGCTGCTTCATTTGCTAAATCCTGTGAAGTACGCTGGGCTTTTTTTCATGGTATCAAATTAATAAAACTCGATAATTTGGGTGAGGGTAAAAAACCCGATGAAATACTTATAAAAGCATTGCAGCAGGCCGCACTGGCTTTCGGTGATAAAATAACAGAAAAGTATTCTGATCTTGATGGTGCAAAAACAAGCCTAAGGCAATACCTTGAAAAAAAAGCTTCCTTAATTATACTTGATAATGTTTGGGATACTGCCCAAGTTAATACTTTTGTTAATACTCTTGGCTCAGAGTGTGGACTTCTGGTTACCACTCGCAATGAAGCGGTTGCGGTGGGCTTTGAGGATCGATTACATCAGTTGAGAGTGCTTAGTGAAAATTCTGCGATTCAACTGCTTGCTGACTGGTGCAACTCGACAATGGAAGAAATGCCCCGTGAGGCTCGGTCTGTCGCCAAAGCATGCGGTTATCTCCCTTTTGCTCTCTCATTGTGCGGTGCAATGGCAAGCGGCCGCCGTCCTGTTGCCTGGACGAGTTTGCTCGAGGCACTGCAAGAAGCTGACCTTACTTATATTCAGAGTCAACTTCCTGATTATTCGGAGTATCAAAATGTATATCAATGCCTTGAAGTAAGCTTTAAAACCCTGGAAAGTGAAGATAATAGGATAAAATACTCCAGGTGTTACCTTGATATGGCTGTTTTTCCCGGGGGAGAACCTTTGCCGGAATCTGTCATAACAATGTTGTGGTTGATTTCGGACCATTCGAAAAACCTGAAAACGCGTGATTTTGACCTCATTTTTCAGAAACTTGTGAGCCGTTCCTTGCTTCAATTTTATAGAGATACACCGCCATATCAATATTCGCTTCATGATTTGCAAAGAGATCATTTGCTGGCCAAAATAAAGAATGATCACCTGTTGTCTTTGCATGAAAATCTGGGAGGAGCCCTGCTTGAGTGGTGGAAGGAGAATAAATTGATATATAATAAAGAAAATGAGGATAAACAAAAATATATTATGAATAATCTATTTTCCCATTTGGTTCAAGCAGGCTCCTGGAATGATTTGAGGAACTTAATTGCCGATGTTGAGTATTTGAAAAAGCAGCAAAGCCCGGAACGGCAGTATGGTTTCGAGCAGGAATTCAAGACTTTTTTAGAAAAAGAGAATTTAGAAGTAATAAGGGAAATTCTCAATGCTTTGCTTGAGACGCTAAAAAAGATGAAAAACGGGAAGACCAAGGCGGACTGGCTTGATACATTTGCTTATTGGATAACAGTTGTTTGTGAAAATGATGAAAGCAAAGCAGATAGAACTTTAACGTTAAAAGAGATTGCTGCTAACTTTGACAAAGCTTGTGGAGAGGTTTCTCAAAAACTTTCCGACAGCTATTTGAAGAAAGGTGATAGGGGCTGGGCTTTAAGATTTGCAGAGCTTCGCACCTGGGTTTATCAGCGGGCAGGCGAATATGAGATGTGTGCTGAAGCTTGCAGGGATGCTGAAAAACAGTGTCGGAAAGTTGAGATGGAAGATGCCTATCGATATCTTGCCGGAGCAGAGTTTTTACGGGTCCGGGCACAGTCATTAAATAAATTGTCTAAATCACTTTCTGCCGGTGCTAAAAAGGAGAAGAATATTGAGGCCTACAATGAATTAAAGGACCATATTAGCGAATATAGTCCGGGAGGTTGGAATCCCACAATTAAAGAATGGCAACTATTAGAAAAGGTAGCGGAAGAGGACTTGGACAAAGTACTTGTCACTCCCTCTATGAAGAAAAAGGAAAAGTATAAAGCTTTTAAAGCGCTAGTGGTTTCTAATGAACACGATTGTATCAGTGCAATACATATTGTTAGTTTCTTTGAACAAAGCAATGGATTTGTAGAGTGGATTCATCATAAGAATTTCAAAGAAGAGGATTTTGCTTGTGAAGACACATTATTTACAGTCTTGATTGGGGGGCCTAAATCTCCAGGTATATCAAGTGTTGCGGAAGAATTTTACGAGGTTGACAAAAAGGGATTTCTCAGAATGTACTCTGGGTTATATTTTGAAGCAAGTTGTATTGAAATAGAGAAAAATAATTCCCACTGTTACATGCTTGGTGGAATTTCTAAAGTAAATACGTTAATGGCGGCATATAATTTCACTAAGAGTGAAGAGGTGGCGAAAATTATAAGAGAAAAAAGCTAA
- a CDS encoding PilZ domain-containing protein, with amino-acid sequence MVITGKRIPKRRQLIYYSEVVDQNKKTLAGYLIDISTSGIKLMMEGEVETDKLFAFEAKLPYEIEGRKALVFEAKSIWCKRDVNPDYYAAGFEIEKIDIADEKIIIKLMLEYGFSK; translated from the coding sequence ATGGTTATTACAGGTAAGAGAATTCCCAAAAGAAGGCAACTTATTTATTATTCAGAGGTTGTCGACCAGAATAAGAAGACCCTGGCAGGTTATCTTATTGATATATCGACTTCGGGTATAAAGCTGATGATGGAAGGGGAGGTTGAGACTGACAAGCTTTTTGCTTTTGAAGCAAAACTTCCCTATGAGATAGAAGGCCGCAAAGCGCTTGTTTTTGAAGCAAAATCAATCTGGTGCAAAAGGGACGTCAATCCCGACTATTATGCGGCGGGCTTTGAAATAGAGAAAATAGATATTGCCGACGAAAAGATTATTATAAAACTTATGCTCGAATACGGTTTCAGTAAATAG
- a CDS encoding S8 family serine peptidase translates to MKKNILLLIISFLIILPFPSTSIALGEKRINKMLSSMPRITHFNKDKAKKIKSKLIYKRLDMYLLSSEELKIAVKKRHPAKKNIYMPGEFIVRLKGKGRIYPRVKPSKVIDPITLSVMNNLKKRSKEILYIEPNYIVQVNSTDPIFGDQWALHNTGQSGGTVDADIDAPKAWAISEGSEEVVIAVIDTGIDLNHEDLSANLWVNNGEIPGNGIDDDDNGYVDDVHGYTTAFGYNGPPMDVLGHGTHVAGTIASEKDNNLGGAGTCPNCKVMAIKAFGDDGKGYTSNIISGLLYGRYNGAKVFNMSFGGIIYKQSLYEVIQDGYNYYGIFHVASAGNRNSDKKVYPAAYDNVLAVASTDDDDIKAGHSSYGEWVDISAPGKIILSSFPPGTDITNSCGDSTHGDPDDGYGNCNGTSMASPHAAAVGGLLYSHIPGISPDDSKMLIKVNADNIYDIPGNTQYDGLLGTGRLNAMNTLKQISDLRVTRFKINIVSPDKLNLPITIKNFGPGKAKLSTFGISINGKVKMFGGTPALNPGEEYSKTQAFPLDHKPNDKLTLKADFNNAVKEYRENNNSKSRIIPHPDLKVSDFLVKGDLKLKKLIVSFTIKNKGASKTPASAYAIKRNGSNINTGAIPSLSPQSSKNFGLILDLPFTNNDIFLLMADSNETITESNENNNSMETTITPIELPLSNTEIKK, encoded by the coding sequence ATGAAAAAAAATATACTGCTTTTAATCATTTCCTTTTTGATAATCCTTCCCTTTCCGTCTACTTCAATAGCCCTTGGGGAGAAGAGAATCAACAAGATGCTTTCTTCTATGCCACGCATAACCCACTTCAATAAGGATAAAGCAAAAAAAATAAAGTCAAAGTTAATTTATAAAAGACTGGATATGTATTTGTTAAGTTCAGAGGAATTAAAAATAGCCGTTAAGAAACGACATCCCGCGAAAAAAAATATTTATATGCCCGGTGAATTTATTGTCCGGCTCAAAGGCAAAGGGCGCATATATCCCAGGGTTAAACCATCAAAAGTTATCGACCCCATTACCTTATCAGTAATGAACAATCTTAAAAAGAGAAGTAAAGAAATACTTTATATTGAGCCAAACTATATTGTACAGGTAAATAGTACAGACCCCATATTTGGTGACCAGTGGGCCCTTCATAATACGGGACAAAGCGGAGGCACTGTTGATGCGGATATCGATGCCCCCAAAGCATGGGCCATTAGTGAAGGTTCTGAGGAAGTCGTCATTGCCGTCATTGATACGGGTATCGACTTAAACCATGAAGATCTAAGTGCAAATCTATGGGTAAATAACGGTGAAATTCCAGGGAATGGGATAGATGATGATGACAATGGTTATGTTGATGATGTCCATGGATATACAACAGCCTTCGGCTACAACGGACCTCCAATGGATGTTTTAGGACATGGGACTCATGTTGCAGGCACAATTGCTTCGGAAAAAGATAATAATCTGGGGGGAGCAGGCACCTGCCCCAATTGTAAAGTCATGGCGATCAAAGCCTTTGGGGATGATGGTAAGGGTTATACATCAAACATAATAAGTGGATTGCTTTACGGGCGGTATAATGGTGCAAAGGTATTCAATATGAGCTTTGGCGGTATTATTTATAAGCAAAGCCTTTATGAAGTTATTCAGGATGGTTATAATTACTATGGCATTTTCCATGTAGCCTCGGCAGGGAATAGAAATTCCGACAAAAAAGTATATCCTGCTGCCTATGACAATGTTCTGGCCGTTGCCAGCACTGACGACGATGATATTAAAGCCGGCCACAGCAGTTATGGCGAATGGGTAGATATCTCGGCTCCCGGTAAGATAATCTTGTCTTCCTTTCCTCCAGGGACCGATATTACAAACTCATGTGGAGACTCAACCCATGGCGATCCTGATGACGGATACGGCAATTGTAATGGAACGTCAATGGCATCTCCTCATGCCGCTGCCGTCGGAGGGCTTCTCTACTCCCACATTCCCGGCATTAGCCCCGATGATTCAAAAATGCTTATAAAGGTAAATGCCGATAATATTTATGATATTCCGGGAAATACCCAGTACGATGGATTACTGGGAACAGGGCGGCTAAATGCAATGAATACATTAAAACAGATATCTGATTTGCGCGTCACTCGATTTAAAATAAATATAGTGAGTCCCGATAAACTTAATTTACCTATTACGATAAAAAATTTCGGCCCTGGAAAGGCGAAATTATCAACTTTTGGAATCTCAATTAACGGCAAAGTTAAAATGTTTGGTGGAACACCTGCCCTTAATCCCGGAGAAGAGTACAGTAAAACCCAGGCCTTTCCCCTTGATCATAAGCCGAATGATAAACTCACGCTTAAAGCAGATTTTAATAATGCCGTTAAAGAGTACAGGGAAAACAATAATTCCAAATCCCGTATTATTCCGCATCCCGACTTAAAGGTCAGCGATTTTTTGGTAAAAGGAGATTTGAAATTAAAAAAACTCATAGTCTCTTTCACTATAAAGAACAAAGGAGCGTCCAAAACACCTGCTTCCGCATATGCAATAAAGAGAAATGGAAGTAATATCAATACCGGAGCCATCCCTTCTCTTTCGCCTCAAAGTAGTAAAAATTTCGGTTTAATCCTCGATTTACCCTTTACCAATAACGATATCTTCCTGTTAATGGCTGATAGCAATGAAACTATTACCGAGAGTAACGAGAATAACAACTCTATGGAAACAACCATCACTCCTATAGAGCTCCCACTATCAAACACAGAGATTAAGAAATGA
- a CDS encoding ATP-binding protein — translation MFNRTLAEKVNRLAGQFPVVSIMGPRQSGKTTLSKAVFQDHDYVSLEEPNERDFALADPKGFLKRFSGGVILDEIQRAPALLSYIQGIVDSEDRPGRFILTGSQQFHLMDSMNQTLAGRTAIVQLLPLSINELLEEESPDPWKVDILPPARKHPKFDLEEIIFKGCYPRIHDKGLDPRDWLSSYYRTYVERDVRDIVNLVNLETFQRFVRLCAGRTGQLLNLSSLGADCGISHTTARHWISVLQAGFIIHLLQPHHANFSKRLIKSPKLYFLDTGLLCYLLRLRGPGDIAAHPLRGMIFETFVISELYKNFAHKGETPPLYFWRDRTGHEVDVVIDRGSDLLPLEIKSGETVDGSFFNGLKYLSALGPEVSKRGVLIHGGGALYEREGFLVRPWFQPV, via the coding sequence ATGTTCAATCGCACCCTTGCAGAAAAAGTAAATCGCCTTGCAGGGCAGTTCCCCGTCGTATCCATCATGGGGCCTCGCCAGTCAGGAAAAACGACCCTTTCTAAAGCGGTCTTTCAGGACCACGACTATGTGAGCCTCGAAGAGCCCAACGAGCGGGACTTTGCCCTGGCAGACCCTAAAGGTTTCCTTAAGCGATTCAGCGGCGGGGTCATACTGGACGAAATACAAAGAGCGCCCGCACTGCTCTCCTATATTCAGGGGATAGTCGATAGCGAGGACAGGCCGGGGCGTTTCATCCTCACAGGCTCACAGCAGTTTCACCTCATGGACAGCATGAACCAGACGCTGGCGGGAAGAACGGCCATTGTACAGCTTCTTCCACTCAGCATAAACGAACTGCTGGAAGAGGAATCTCCCGATCCCTGGAAAGTGGATATCTTGCCGCCCGCGAGAAAACATCCGAAATTTGATCTTGAAGAGATCATCTTCAAAGGGTGCTATCCCCGTATACACGACAAGGGACTGGATCCCCGGGACTGGCTGTCATCCTACTACCGGACCTACGTAGAAAGGGATGTACGGGATATTGTAAATCTCGTAAACCTCGAAACATTTCAGCGTTTTGTCAGGCTCTGCGCAGGCAGAACAGGGCAACTGCTTAACCTCTCATCTCTCGGCGCCGACTGCGGCATCTCACATACAACGGCAAGACACTGGATATCAGTGCTGCAGGCGGGTTTTATCATCCATCTCCTCCAACCCCACCACGCCAATTTTTCAAAGCGGCTCATAAAAAGCCCCAAACTCTACTTTCTCGATACGGGACTTTTATGTTACCTGCTAAGACTGCGGGGACCCGGGGATATAGCGGCGCATCCATTGAGAGGGATGATATTCGAAACCTTTGTCATATCAGAACTCTACAAAAACTTCGCCCACAAAGGAGAAACACCGCCCCTCTACTTCTGGCGGGACAGGACAGGCCATGAGGTCGATGTAGTAATAGACAGGGGAAGTGATCTGCTCCCGCTGGAAATCAAGTCAGGCGAAACCGTGGACGGTTCCTTTTTTAACGGGCTAAAGTACTTGAGCGCACTGGGACCAGAGGTTTCAAAAAGAGGTGTCCTTATCCACGGCGGAGGCGCCCTCTATGAAAGGGAGGGCTTTCTTGTGCGCCCCTGGTTTCAACCCGTCTAA
- a CDS encoding toll/interleukin-1 receptor domain-containing protein yields the protein MSDIFISYSSEGREKVKPLAEVLAEQGWSVWWDRTIRTGGDL from the coding sequence ATGAGTGATATTTTTATCAGTTATTCAAGTGAAGGCCGTGAAAAGGTAAAGCCTTTGGCGGAAGTCCTTGCGGAGCAGGGATGGTCCGTGTGGTGGGACAGGACTATCCGAACAGGCGGGGATTTATGA
- a CDS encoding DUF4231 domain-containing protein, which yields MDEKKYLQERLDDQINWYNKKSQWHQKWYKGLKIIEIIAATSIPFFVGFMSDAKPFFGVITGLLGVIVAVISGIITLYKFQEIWTEYRTTCETLTHEKFLFQTKCEPYDIDNPFPLLVKRVEAIISSEHSNWGQYIKNEGTKEGKQK from the coding sequence ATGGATGAAAAAAAGTATCTCCAGGAGAGACTGGATGACCAGATTAACTGGTACAACAAGAAAAGCCAATGGCACCAGAAGTGGTATAAAGGTTTAAAAATTATTGAAATAATAGCCGCTACGTCCATTCCTTTCTTTGTTGGTTTTATGAGTGATGCAAAACCCTTCTTTGGTGTGATTACAGGTTTGCTTGGAGTTATTGTTGCCGTTATTTCAGGAATAATTACGCTTTACAAATTCCAGGAGATATGGACTGAATACAGAACAACTTGTGAAACTCTGACACATGAAAAATTCTTATTTCAAACAAAATGTGAACCATACGATATCGACAATCCGTTCCCGCTCCTGGTCAAGCGAGTTGAGGCGATTATTTCCAGCGAACATTCAAACTGGGGACAGTATATAAAAAATGAGGGAACAAAAGAAGGAAAACAGAAATAA